A single region of the Leisingera thetidis genome encodes:
- the lpxD gene encoding UDP-3-O-(3-hydroxymyristoyl)glucosamine N-acyltransferase, with the protein MFTIRQIAESLGAEAQGDLDLQIAGAAEPQDAKADQIAMAMAPKYADSLQAGKAQAAVLWEGADWQSFGLKAAIFAPRPRMTMSGVTAMLDRGQGFPSGIHPSAVIDPSAELAEGVSVGPLTVIAAGAKIGARSVIGPHCYIGADAVIGEDARMREMVSIGARASIGNRFRAQPGARVGGDGFSYVTPEVSGAENARKTMGDQGEAQAQSWVRIHSLGAVTIGDDVEIGSNCTIDNGTIRDTVIGNGSKLDNLVHVGHNTRVGNDCLLCGQTGVSGSVDIGNNVVLGGQCGVVDNIFIGDGVIAGGGTKILSNVPAGRVIMGYPGVKMETHTEMYKAQRRLPRLMRDIELLKKAVFK; encoded by the coding sequence ATGTTCACTATCCGCCAGATCGCTGAGTCCCTCGGGGCTGAAGCCCAGGGCGACCTGGACCTGCAAATCGCAGGCGCGGCTGAGCCGCAGGATGCCAAGGCGGACCAGATCGCCATGGCGATGGCGCCGAAATACGCGGACAGCCTGCAGGCAGGCAAGGCGCAGGCGGCGGTGCTGTGGGAAGGTGCGGATTGGCAGTCCTTCGGGCTCAAGGCCGCGATCTTTGCACCGCGCCCGCGGATGACCATGTCCGGTGTGACCGCGATGCTGGACCGCGGGCAGGGCTTCCCGTCCGGTATCCATCCCTCTGCTGTCATTGATCCCAGCGCAGAACTGGCCGAGGGCGTCTCGGTCGGTCCGCTGACGGTTATTGCTGCAGGCGCAAAGATCGGCGCACGCTCCGTGATCGGCCCGCATTGCTACATCGGGGCTGATGCGGTGATCGGCGAAGATGCCCGGATGCGCGAGATGGTCTCGATCGGCGCCCGTGCCTCCATCGGCAACCGGTTCCGCGCTCAGCCCGGTGCCAGAGTTGGCGGCGATGGCTTCTCCTATGTCACGCCCGAGGTTTCCGGTGCCGAAAATGCCCGCAAGACCATGGGGGACCAGGGCGAAGCACAAGCGCAATCCTGGGTGCGGATCCATTCGCTGGGGGCAGTCACCATTGGCGATGACGTGGAAATCGGTTCAAACTGCACCATCGACAACGGCACCATCCGCGACACCGTAATCGGCAATGGCAGCAAGCTCGACAACCTTGTGCATGTGGGCCACAACACCCGGGTCGGCAATGATTGCCTGCTCTGCGGCCAGACCGGTGTCTCTGGCTCGGTTGATATCGGCAATAATGTGGTTTTGGGCGGCCAGTGCGGCGTGGTCGACAATATTTTCATCGGCGACGGTGTGATCGCCGGCGGCGGCACCAAGATCCTGTCCAATGTGCCGGCAGGCCGGGTGATCATGGGCTATCCGGGCGTCAAGATGGAAACCCACACCGAGATGTATAAGGCACAGCGCCGGCTGCCGCGTTTGATGCGTGACATCGAATTGTTAAAAAAGGCTGTTTTCAAGTAA
- a CDS encoding acyl carrier protein encodes MSTQDKVIAIIAEQAVLEPSDVTLDSTLEDLGIDSLGLVESIFAIEEEFDITIPFNANAPEQSDFDISNVSAIIAGIDKLITEKA; translated from the coding sequence ATGAGTACGCAGGACAAGGTCATTGCAATCATTGCTGAGCAGGCGGTTCTGGAACCGTCGGATGTGACCCTTGACAGCACACTGGAAGATCTCGGCATCGACAGCCTCGGTCTGGTCGAAAGCATTTTTGCCATTGAAGAGGAATTCGATATCACGATCCCCTTCAATGCCAACGCACCCGAGCAAAGCGATTTCGACATTTCCAACGTGTCCGCGATCATTGCAGGGATCGACAAGCTGATCACCGAAAAAGCGTAA
- a CDS encoding beta-ketoacyl-[acyl-carrier-protein] synthase family protein — protein MKRVVITGAGTINALGHSVPATLAAMREGRCGIGELEFRDVERLAIRIGGQVRGFEAEGRFNRQQMSLYDRFTQFTLTAAREAITQSGLEFHGELSAQAGVVLGNSGGGMQTLDENYRSVYEDGKNRVHPFVVPKLMNNAAAGHVSMQFNLKGPSFTVSTACASSNHAMAQAFQMVRSGMSPVMVTGGSESMLCFGGVKAWEGLRVMSKDACRPFSANRNGMVQGEGAGIFVFEEYEHARARGAEILCEVIGFAMSSDAADIVMPSKQGAARAISGALQDARVNAAEVGYINAHGTGTAANDKTECAAVADVFGPHADSLMISSTKSMHGHLIGGTGAVEVLACIMALRDGVIAPTIGYQEPDPECALDVVPNEAREAKVDVALSNAFAFGGLNAVLALRKI, from the coding sequence ATGAAACGCGTTGTCATTACCGGGGCCGGAACAATCAATGCCCTCGGCCATTCGGTGCCCGCCACCCTTGCCGCCATGCGCGAGGGCCGCTGCGGCATCGGCGAGCTGGAATTCCGCGATGTCGAACGGCTGGCAATCCGCATCGGCGGCCAGGTCCGCGGGTTTGAAGCCGAAGGCCGGTTCAACCGCCAGCAGATGAGCCTTTATGATCGGTTTACCCAGTTCACCCTGACTGCAGCCAGGGAGGCAATCACGCAGTCGGGCCTGGAATTCCATGGCGAGCTGTCCGCTCAAGCCGGGGTTGTTCTGGGCAATTCCGGCGGCGGAATGCAGACGCTGGATGAGAATTACCGCAGCGTTTATGAGGACGGCAAGAACAGGGTGCATCCCTTTGTTGTGCCCAAGCTGATGAACAATGCCGCGGCCGGCCATGTGTCGATGCAGTTCAACCTCAAGGGCCCCAGCTTCACCGTTTCCACGGCCTGCGCCTCCTCCAACCATGCGATGGCGCAAGCGTTCCAGATGGTGCGCTCGGGCATGAGCCCGGTGATGGTCACTGGCGGCTCCGAATCCATGCTCTGCTTTGGCGGCGTCAAGGCCTGGGAAGGGCTGCGGGTCATGTCCAAGGACGCCTGCCGCCCGTTCAGCGCAAACCGCAATGGCATGGTGCAGGGCGAAGGCGCCGGCATCTTCGTATTCGAGGAATATGAGCACGCCAGGGCGCGCGGGGCGGAAATCCTGTGCGAAGTCATCGGATTTGCGATGTCTTCCGATGCTGCCGACATCGTGATGCCGAGCAAACAGGGGGCGGCGCGGGCCATTTCAGGCGCGCTTCAGGATGCCCGGGTCAATGCAGCCGAGGTCGGCTACATCAACGCCCACGGAACCGGCACCGCAGCCAACGACAAGACCGAATGCGCCGCGGTGGCGGATGTTTTCGGCCCGCATGCGGACAGTCTGATGATTTCCTCCACCAAATCCATGCATGGCCATCTGATCGGCGGCACCGGCGCGGTGGAGGTTCTGGCCTGCATCATGGCGCTGCGTGACGGGGTGATTGCGCCAACAATCGGGTACCAGGAACCAGACCCGGAATGCGCGCTGGACGTGGTTCCGAACGAGGCCCGCGAGGCAAAGGTTGATGTGGCGCTGTCCAACGCTTTTGCATTTGGCGGCCTGAACGCGGTGCTGGCGTTGCGCAAGATCTGA
- a CDS encoding invasion associated locus B family protein yields the protein MLKSLTPITLAAVLAMTMPLAAQETTAEDTDGAETAEQAEQPETTADQLLDLGQPVSDGPQLGARYSKEKHGDWDLACVKTESESDPCSLLQVLAGPQGNPIAEVSLFRIEQQGGQAVAGATVIVPLETLLPAALTISIDGAPAKRYNYSFCNQLGCVAQIGLTQGDIDALKKGKEAVLSLRPAPAPEQVVQMKLSLNGFTAGYDVVDVVQQ from the coding sequence ATGTTGAAGTCCCTGACCCCGATCACGCTTGCCGCGGTGCTGGCCATGACCATGCCGCTGGCGGCGCAGGAAACGACTGCGGAAGACACCGACGGGGCGGAAACCGCAGAGCAGGCAGAACAACCGGAAACGACCGCAGACCAGCTGCTGGATCTGGGACAGCCTGTCAGTGACGGCCCGCAGCTTGGCGCCCGCTATTCCAAGGAAAAGCACGGCGACTGGGATTTGGCCTGTGTCAAGACCGAGAGCGAATCCGACCCCTGTTCGCTGCTGCAGGTGCTGGCCGGCCCGCAGGGCAATCCGATCGCCGAGGTTTCGCTGTTCCGGATCGAACAGCAGGGCGGCCAGGCCGTTGCCGGCGCCACCGTGATTGTACCGCTGGAAACCCTGCTGCCCGCCGCTCTGACCATTTCGATCGATGGCGCCCCGGCGAAACGATACAATTATTCCTTCTGCAACCAGCTGGGCTGCGTGGCGCAGATCGGCCTGACCCAAGGCGATATTGATGCCCTCAAGAAGGGCAAGGAGGCCGTGCTGTCACTGCGGCCCGCCCCGGCGCCTGAGCAGGTGGTGCAGATGAAACTGTCTCTGAACGGGTTCACCGCGGGCTATGATGTGGTTGACGTGGTCCAGCAGTAA
- a CDS encoding DUF853 domain-containing protein, whose amino-acid sequence MADSIFLGGGGEEYGTPQGLRLNYANRHGLIAGATGTGKTVTLQILAEGFSNAGVPVILADVKGDLSGLAKPGSGTHKLHDAFSSRAHKIGFADYRYHACPVTFWDLYGEQGHPVRTTVAEMGPLLLSRLLELSEAQEGILNIAFRLADEEALPLLDLKDLQALLVWIGENRAQLSLRYGNVSPASIGAIQRRLLVLENQGGAGLFGEPALALSDLMRCDAAGKGMVNILAADKLMAAPGLYSTFLLWLLSELFEELPEVGDPDKPRLVFFFDEAHLLFEDAPKALVDKVEQVARLIRSKGVGIYFITQNPADVPEDILGQLGNRIQHALRAFTAKDRKNLKLAAETYRENPRFPTEEAIREVGVGEAVTSMLQKKGVPGVVERTLIRPPSSQLGPITAAERSAMLKASDMAGKYDKPLDRRSAYEILGQRALAAAQQAEAAETEAEQAPQPMAREFNAARRYSGARVSRSTSKAHRQRDSFTSAMSEAVIKELKGTTGRRIVRGILGSLFKGR is encoded by the coding sequence ATGGCGGACAGCATCTTTCTTGGCGGCGGCGGTGAGGAATACGGCACGCCCCAGGGACTTAGACTCAATTATGCCAATCGGCACGGGCTGATCGCGGGGGCGACCGGAACCGGCAAGACCGTGACGCTGCAGATCCTGGCCGAGGGTTTTTCCAATGCCGGCGTGCCGGTGATACTGGCAGACGTGAAAGGCGATCTTTCGGGGTTGGCCAAGCCCGGTTCCGGGACTCACAAATTGCACGATGCCTTCAGTTCGCGGGCGCACAAGATCGGCTTTGCGGATTACCGCTATCATGCCTGCCCGGTCACGTTCTGGGATCTCTATGGCGAGCAGGGCCATCCCGTGCGCACCACCGTTGCCGAGATGGGCCCCTTGCTGCTGTCCCGGCTGCTGGAGCTGAGCGAGGCTCAGGAGGGGATCCTCAACATTGCCTTCCGGCTGGCCGACGAGGAAGCGCTGCCGCTTCTGGACCTCAAGGACCTGCAGGCCCTGCTGGTCTGGATCGGCGAGAACCGCGCCCAGCTGTCGCTGCGCTACGGCAACGTCTCACCCGCGTCGATCGGCGCCATCCAGCGCCGTCTGCTGGTGCTGGAGAACCAAGGCGGAGCTGGTCTGTTCGGAGAACCCGCGCTGGCGCTCAGCGATCTGATGCGCTGTGACGCTGCAGGCAAGGGCATGGTCAATATCCTGGCGGCGGACAAGCTGATGGCCGCACCGGGACTCTATTCGACTTTCCTCTTGTGGCTGCTCAGCGAGCTGTTCGAGGAACTGCCCGAGGTGGGCGATCCGGACAAGCCGCGGCTGGTGTTCTTCTTTGACGAGGCGCATTTGCTATTCGAAGACGCGCCCAAGGCGCTGGTCGACAAGGTCGAGCAGGTGGCCCGGCTGATCCGCTCCAAAGGGGTAGGGATCTATTTCATCACCCAGAACCCGGCGGATGTGCCGGAGGATATCCTGGGTCAGCTCGGCAACCGCATCCAGCACGCGCTGCGCGCCTTTACGGCCAAGGACCGCAAGAATCTGAAACTGGCCGCGGAGACCTACCGCGAAAACCCGCGGTTCCCGACCGAAGAGGCCATCCGGGAAGTTGGCGTCGGCGAGGCGGTCACCTCCATGCTGCAGAAAAAGGGCGTGCCGGGCGTGGTGGAGCGCACCCTGATCCGTCCGCCGAGTTCTCAGCTGGGGCCAATCACGGCGGCAGAACGGTCTGCCATGCTGAAGGCCTCTGACATGGCGGGCAAATACGACAAGCCGCTGGACCGGCGTTCGGCTTATGAGATCCTGGGGCAGCGGGCCCTGGCTGCGGCACAGCAGGCTGAAGCTGCCGAAACAGAGGCGGAGCAGGCGCCGCAGCCGATGGCGCGGGAATTCAACGCCGCGCGCCGGTACTCCGGGGCACGGGTCAGCCGGTCGACCTCAAAGGCCCACCGTCAAAGGGATAGTTTCACTTCCGCAATGTCCGAGGCGGTT